A portion of the Meriones unguiculatus strain TT.TT164.6M chromosome 11, Bangor_MerUng_6.1, whole genome shotgun sequence genome contains these proteins:
- the Naa60 gene encoding N-alpha-acetyltransferase 60 isoform X1, with amino-acid sequence MTEVVPSSALSEVSLRLLCHDDIDTVKQLCGDWFPIEYPDSWYRDITSNKKFFSLAATYRGAIVGMIVAEIKNRTKIHKEDGDILASSFSVDTQVAYILSLGVVKEFRKHGIGSLLLESLKDHISTTAQDHCKAIYLHVLTTNNTAINFYENRDFRQHHYLPYYYSIRGVLKDGFTYVLYINGGHPPWTILDYIQHLGSALANLSPCSIPHRIYRQAHSLLCSFLPWSSISTKGGIEYSRTM; translated from the exons ATGACAGAGGTGGTACCCTCCAGCGCCCTCAGCGAGGTCAGTCTGCGCCTCCTGTGCCACGATGACATAGACACTGTGAAGCAGCTGTGTGGCGACTGGTTCCCCATTGA GTACCCAGACTCATGGTATCGTGACATCACATCCAACAAGAAGTTCTTCTCCCTTGCTGCAACCTACAGAGGCGCCATTGTGGGAATGATAGTAGCAGAAATAAAGAATAGgaccaaaatacataaagag GATGGAGATATTCTAGCCTCCAGCTTCTCTGTGGACACACAAGTTGCATACATTTTAAGTCTTGGAGTGGTGAAAGAATTCAGAAAACACGGCATAG GTTCCCTTTTACTAGAAAGTTTAAAGGATCATATTTCAACCACCGCCCAGGACCACTGCAAAGCCATCTACCTGCATGTTCTCACCACCAACAATACAGCAATAAACTTCTATGAAAACAGAGACTTTAGGCAGCATCACTATCTGCCCTATTACTACTCCATCCGAGGGGTCCTCAAAGATGGCTTCACCTATGTCCTCTACATCAATGGCGGCCACCCTCCCTGGACCATCTT AGACTACATCCAGCACCTGGGCTCCGCACTGGCCAACCTGAGCCCCTGCTCCATCCCACACAGGATCTACCGCCAGGCCCACAGCCTGCTCTGCAGCTTTCTGCCATGGTCCAGCATCTCCACCAAAGGTGGCATTGAGTACAGCCGTACCATGTAA
- the Naa60 gene encoding N-alpha-acetyltransferase 60 isoform X2, whose translation MIVAEIKNRTKIHKEDGDILASSFSVDTQVAYILSLGVVKEFRKHGIGSLLLESLKDHISTTAQDHCKAIYLHVLTTNNTAINFYENRDFRQHHYLPYYYSIRGVLKDGFTYVLYINGGHPPWTILDYIQHLGSALANLSPCSIPHRIYRQAHSLLCSFLPWSSISTKGGIEYSRTM comes from the exons ATGATAGTAGCAGAAATAAAGAATAGgaccaaaatacataaagag GATGGAGATATTCTAGCCTCCAGCTTCTCTGTGGACACACAAGTTGCATACATTTTAAGTCTTGGAGTGGTGAAAGAATTCAGAAAACACGGCATAG GTTCCCTTTTACTAGAAAGTTTAAAGGATCATATTTCAACCACCGCCCAGGACCACTGCAAAGCCATCTACCTGCATGTTCTCACCACCAACAATACAGCAATAAACTTCTATGAAAACAGAGACTTTAGGCAGCATCACTATCTGCCCTATTACTACTCCATCCGAGGGGTCCTCAAAGATGGCTTCACCTATGTCCTCTACATCAATGGCGGCCACCCTCCCTGGACCATCTT AGACTACATCCAGCACCTGGGCTCCGCACTGGCCAACCTGAGCCCCTGCTCCATCCCACACAGGATCTACCGCCAGGCCCACAGCCTGCTCTGCAGCTTTCTGCCATGGTCCAGCATCTCCACCAAAGGTGGCATTGAGTACAGCCGTACCATGTAA